TCATTCCGTTCCACTTCCTGAAAACCGGGAATTCTAAAATAAGGCAATTGAATGGCATCCGAATAAGACTTACCTCCCACTACCGGCATGGTGTGGTGGGCAAAAGGAAAAGATATGGGTGTCATAGGTGTACGTGGGCCATAGTGGAATTTGCTCACAAAAAGAAAATCACCAACGAGCAGGGTTTTCTCCATTGAAGAAGTAGGAATAGTATAGGCTTCAATAATAAACGAGCGAATTATTGTAGCTGCTACTACTGCAAATATCAATGCATCTATCCATTCGCGTGCCTGGCTTTTTTTTCTGCGATTTTTTACGCCCAAAAATTTAAATTCCTTCTTTTTATCCAAGTAAGGCAAATACACAAACCAGAAGAATATACCGAGAATCTGGTCTAAGAATGATGAGCGGTCGAAGTTTTTCAAAAATTCAGTCACCATCCAGATAATAAGAATAACATTCACATAGGGGATAAAAAATACAATGATCCAGGCTTTGTTCTTCTCAATAATTTCGAACCAAACAAGCACATTGCGCATAGGTTTTTTGGCCTCATCAGCACCTTTGCCTGCTGCCTCAAAAAAATTAGGAAGTAAAACCGTGATTCCGCTAAACAGCAAAAATGGTAGAAATATGAGTAGTAAATAAATGCCCATCTGTTCTTTGTTAAAATTTGAGTAAATCTTTCATTTCAAAATAGCCTTTCTCCTTCTTATTGTGCACCCATTTTGCAGCCATTACTGCCCCTTGCACAAATCCTCTGCGCGACTTAGCTTCATGACTGATGGTGATATAATCAATATCCGATTCGTAATGGATAATATGGGTACCGGGCACATCAGGCTCTCTTCTGGAAATAATGGGCAATACATACTCCTTTTCATCTTTCGGATTATTTTCCCATTTTGACTTTCGCTTTAAATTAGAAAGAATACCTTCAGCAAGTGTAATGGCCGTTCCACTTGGGCTGTCGAGTTTTTCTGTGTGGTGAATTTCTTCAATATCAGGTTCGTATTGTTCCTGGCCATTCATCAGCTTAGCCAATTGCCTGTTTACTTCAAAAAAAATATTGACCCCAATACTAAAATTTGAAGCATAAAAAAGTGTCTTGTCATTTTCCAGACAGTATTTTTTAATGCGCTCAAAATCATCAAGCCAGCCTGTAGTACCCACCACAACTGGAATATCTGCTTCAAAACATTTCTCAATATGCTTAACAGCCGTATCGGGAGTAGAAAATTCTATTGCTATATCCGCCTTTTGCAGATTTTCAACAGTGAGTTCATCTTTGTTGTCCTTATGGATTTTAAGCACTACTTCATCTTCTCCCTGTTGATCAATGAGTTGTGCAATAGAGCCTCCCATTCTTCCATATCCTAATAATGCTATGTTCATAACCTAAAAATTATTGAAACACCGGCAGTAGCAGAACCTCTCTGGGAATGAAATCCCATATCAGGTTGCACATGCATGCTTAAATCATCGCTAATATCATAATTGAAAAGATGCGCATCTACTG
Above is a genomic segment from Chitinophagales bacterium containing:
- the dapB gene encoding 4-hydroxy-tetrahydrodipicolinate reductase encodes the protein MNIALLGYGRMGGSIAQLIDQQGEDEVVLKIHKDNKDELTVENLQKADIAIEFSTPDTAVKHIEKCFEADIPVVVGTTGWLDDFERIKKYCLENDKTLFYASNFSIGVNIFFEVNRQLAKLMNGQEQYEPDIEEIHHTEKLDSPSGTAITLAEGILSNLKRKSKWENNPKDEKEYVLPIISRREPDVPGTHIIHYESDIDYITISHEAKSRRGFVQGAVMAAKWVHNKKEKGYFEMKDLLKF